Proteins found in one Blastocatellia bacterium genomic segment:
- a CDS encoding DUF2270 domain-containing protein has product MMHESEITIRPDALKPRQPIFPTSSSEYVTSLSHYYRAELSRMMSWRDRLDRTTNWAITGAGAMLSVSLSSPQSHHGVLLFAMVLVFLLLQIESRRYRFFDVYRSRVRLIERNYYARIFAPREMIDPMHWMNKLGDDLRLPRFSLSHNEAMARRLRRNYIWLFLILLLAWLLKTSTSSLQPGNGTLQIIHSTSELFSNAAIGYVPGWLVVITLLGFYGWLAYIIIKHREKTGELAYGEVHV; this is encoded by the coding sequence ATGATGCATGAGAGCGAGATCACCATTCGTCCCGATGCCCTCAAGCCGCGTCAGCCGATCTTCCCGACCAGCTCTTCCGAATACGTCACCTCGCTGTCGCATTATTATCGCGCCGAGCTGTCGCGCATGATGAGCTGGCGCGACCGCCTCGACCGCACGACGAACTGGGCCATCACCGGCGCCGGCGCGATGCTGTCGGTGTCGCTGTCGTCGCCGCAGTCGCATCACGGCGTCTTGCTGTTTGCGATGGTGCTGGTCTTTTTGCTGCTACAGATCGAATCGCGCCGTTATCGCTTCTTCGATGTGTACCGCAGCCGCGTCCGCCTGATCGAGCGCAACTACTATGCGCGCATCTTCGCGCCGCGCGAGATGATCGATCCGATGCATTGGATGAACAAGCTCGGCGACGACCTGCGCCTGCCGCGCTTTTCGCTGTCGCATAACGAAGCGATGGCGCGGCGCCTGCGGCGCAATTACATCTGGCTGTTTCTGATCCTGTTGCTGGCCTGGCTGTTGAAGACCTCGACCAGCTCGCTGCAACCGGGCAACGGTACGCTCCAGATCATCCACTCGACAAGCGAGCTGTTCAGCAACGCTGCCATCGGCTATGTGCCGGGTTGGCTGGTGGTCATCACACTGCTGGGATTTTACGGCTGGCTGGCGTACATCATCATCAAGCACCGCGAGAAGACGGGCGAGCTGGCTTATGGTGAAGTCCACGTCTAG